DNA from Rosa rugosa chromosome 6, drRosRugo1.1, whole genome shotgun sequence:
ATATCTCGAGTGTGTTTTAATTACTTGGAGCAGTCGGTGTTTTGATCGATGGGAGGAAGGTTGAGCTTCAGGCCACATTTCTTGGGAACAAGAGAGACTCTAGATGGCTCATAGTCTCCAATCTTGGACAAGGCGTCCTTGAGGCACAGGCATATGTCTTTCTTGTCTTGGTTGGAATGGACATTGTTGCTCAGGTCCTTAGCACCATTGCAACAAGCCTGAGATAGCTCGTCAGTTGTACCCTTCACAAAAGTG
Protein-coding regions in this window:
- the LOC133713970 gene encoding probable non-specific lipid-transfer protein 2 translates to MARLIAFLAILFFVSAAHSAPSCPVIAQEMAPCLTFVKGTTDELSQACCNGAKDLSNNVHSNQDKKDICLCLKDALSKIGDYEPSRVSLVPKKCGLKLNLPPIDQNTDCSKFALMGY